In one window of Ovis aries strain OAR_USU_Benz2616 breed Rambouillet chromosome 5, ARS-UI_Ramb_v3.0, whole genome shotgun sequence DNA:
- the MICOS13 gene encoding MICOS complex subunit MIC13 isoform X2 codes for MVPRVWSLMRFLIKGSVAGGAVYLVYDQELLGSSDKSQAVLQKAEEVVPNAVYQFSQYVCEQTGLKLPQLPAPPKFNFHIRDSWNSGIITMMSALSVAPSKAWEYSKDGWEYLKERTK; via the exons GTTCCTCATCAAGGGCAGTGTGGCTGGGGGTGCTGTCTACCTGGTGTACGACCAGGAGCTGCTGGGGTCCAGTGACAAGAGTCAGGCGGTCCTTCAGAAAGCCGAGGAGGTGGTCCCCAATGCCGTGTACCAGTTCAGCCAGTACGTGTGTGAGCAGACAGGCCTGAAGTTACCGCAG ctcccagcccctccAAAGTTTAACTTTCACATCCGCGACTCTTGGAATTCAG GCATCATCACCATGATGTCAGCCCTGTCCGTGGCCCCCTCCAAGGCCTGGGAGTACTCCAAGGATGGCTGGGAATACCTGAAGGAGCGAACCAAGTAG